A region of Thermovibrio ammonificans HB-1 DNA encodes the following proteins:
- a CDS encoding glycosyltransferase family 4 protein, translating into MARKALVVLDERWNSALTDLGLKIARSLNCRVTVAALKGYPAFSRAAELGLETLPIEDPRRGLPLKAFLSFKKAVEAVKPQVVVTIRGDEMLFAALLKKRHGYKLFRVHGHAKGIRNTLLNRFIHKRFVNGVVVSSRRLLNDVVAPLEKLLIPGIVDTSLFSFSQEARHRWRRRLGVPAELPLIGVVARFDPVKGHDLLFKALHAVKNQRWKLVVVGREEGVSLRQLKELAASLGILERIAFFTDRVADLPGLLSACDIGVVPSKGSEVVLRAPLEFMACRTCLVATAVGALPEVIAPPWGRLVKPSADGIALGLSSLLKLGAERLLELGKAAQEVAREKYSFEALSPRIDRFICSGVRNGQ; encoded by the coding sequence ATGGCCCGAAAGGCACTGGTGGTTCTCGATGAGCGCTGGAACAGCGCGCTGACCGACTTGGGGCTGAAAATCGCCCGCTCTTTAAACTGCCGGGTAACCGTTGCCGCCTTGAAAGGATACCCGGCCTTCAGCCGCGCCGCAGAGCTCGGCCTTGAGACTCTACCGATTGAAGACCCGAGGCGAGGGCTCCCCCTTAAAGCCTTCCTCTCGTTTAAGAAGGCCGTGGAAGCGGTAAAACCCCAGGTAGTTGTAACCATAAGGGGCGACGAGATGCTCTTTGCCGCCCTTCTAAAGAAACGCCACGGCTACAAGCTCTTCAGGGTTCACGGCCACGCAAAGGGGATAAGGAACACCCTGCTCAATAGGTTCATCCATAAAAGATTCGTAAACGGGGTTGTAGTAAGCAGCAGAAGGCTGTTGAACGATGTGGTTGCACCCCTTGAGAAGCTCCTGATTCCGGGAATCGTAGATACATCCCTCTTCTCCTTTAGCCAAGAGGCGAGGCACCGCTGGAGGAGGAGACTCGGCGTTCCGGCAGAGCTTCCGCTCATAGGAGTGGTTGCACGGTTCGACCCCGTAAAGGGCCACGACCTCCTCTTCAAAGCGCTCCACGCCGTAAAAAACCAAAGGTGGAAACTTGTAGTTGTTGGCAGGGAAGAGGGAGTATCCCTCCGGCAGCTAAAAGAGCTTGCGGCCTCGCTGGGCATACTTGAACGGATAGCGTTCTTCACAGACAGAGTAGCCGACCTGCCTGGCCTGCTCTCGGCGTGCGACATCGGAGTTGTCCCCTCTAAAGGCTCAGAGGTGGTTTTAAGGGCGCCCCTTGAGTTTATGGCCTGCCGCACCTGCCTTGTGGCAACGGCCGTTGGTGCACTTCCCGAGGTTATCGCCCCGCCGTGGGGCAGACTTGTGAAGCCATCGGCCGACGGCATAGCTTTAGGTCTATCCTCCCTCCTCAAACTCGGAGCGGAGAGGCTTTTAGAATTGGGTAAGGCGGCTCAGGAGGTGGCCCGTGAGAAATACTCTTTTGAAGCTCTTTCTCCCCGCATTGATAGGTTTATCTGCTCTGGGGTGCGCAACGGCCAATAA
- the rimO gene encoding 30S ribosomal protein S12 methylthiotransferase RimO — translation MKKKIAVISLGCPKNWVDTELMVGLLKATGEVELVSSLEAADVILVNTCGFITPAKEESIDEILNAIEAKKQSPDKKVVVAGCLYQRYKEELKRELPEVDAFIGVNELLRSVERILNRKAAVRKPYLYREVLTPPHLAYLKIAEGCSNACTYCAIPIIRGPLKSRPVNEVVEEAKRLAERGVKELYVIAQDTTAYRRDFGEEKALIKLLEQLEKVEGIEWIRLMYTYPSHITDNLIDYMASSEKLVKYIDVPLQHINDKVLASMGRKYTRASAEKLLEKLRLRVPGIAIRTTFIVGFPTEGEAEFEELHTFIKEFKFDWAGFFKYSREEGTAAYRLGDLPEELKDSRLNLLEETQFWIYEELHRSLVGKRLKLIVDSPSSDMPGFVEARSYRNAYEIDGIVYLKGNHTPGKIVEAKVTGLASNVDLTAEPL, via the coding sequence TTGAAAAAGAAAATCGCCGTTATAAGCCTCGGTTGTCCGAAAAACTGGGTAGACACAGAACTGATGGTCGGCCTTTTAAAGGCAACGGGGGAAGTCGAGCTGGTCTCCTCCCTTGAAGCAGCCGACGTTATACTGGTAAACACCTGCGGGTTCATAACGCCGGCAAAAGAGGAGTCCATAGACGAAATCCTGAACGCCATAGAGGCGAAAAAGCAGTCTCCAGACAAAAAGGTGGTTGTTGCCGGCTGCCTCTACCAGCGGTACAAAGAGGAGCTCAAAAGGGAGCTCCCAGAGGTAGACGCCTTCATCGGCGTTAACGAGCTCCTCAGGAGCGTAGAGAGAATCCTTAACAGGAAAGCCGCCGTCAGGAAGCCCTACCTCTACAGGGAGGTCCTTACCCCTCCCCACCTTGCCTACCTGAAAATAGCCGAAGGCTGCTCAAACGCCTGTACCTACTGTGCAATCCCAATCATCAGAGGGCCCCTTAAAAGCCGGCCGGTAAACGAAGTAGTGGAAGAGGCCAAACGCCTCGCCGAAAGGGGCGTTAAAGAACTATACGTAATAGCCCAGGACACAACCGCCTACAGGCGCGACTTCGGAGAGGAAAAGGCACTCATCAAACTCTTAGAGCAGCTCGAAAAAGTTGAAGGAATAGAGTGGATTAGGCTCATGTACACCTACCCTTCCCACATAACCGACAACCTCATAGACTACATGGCATCCTCCGAGAAGCTCGTTAAATACATAGACGTTCCCCTACAACACATAAACGACAAAGTGCTCGCCTCCATGGGGAGGAAGTACACAAGGGCATCCGCCGAAAAACTCTTAGAGAAGCTGAGGCTCAGGGTTCCCGGAATAGCCATAAGGACAACCTTCATCGTAGGATTCCCCACAGAAGGGGAAGCCGAGTTCGAAGAGCTTCACACCTTCATCAAAGAGTTCAAATTCGACTGGGCAGGCTTCTTCAAATACTCCAGGGAAGAAGGCACCGCCGCCTACAGACTTGGAGACCTCCCTGAAGAGCTTAAAGACTCAAGGCTCAACCTCCTTGAAGAGACCCAGTTCTGGATATACGAAGAGCTCCACCGCTCACTGGTCGGAAAACGCCTCAAGCTCATAGTCGACTCACCGTCGTCGGACATGCCCGGCTTCGTAGAGGCCCGAAGCTACAGAAACGCCTACGAAATAGACGGCATAGTCTACTTAAAAGGAAACCACACCCCCGGCAAAATAGTTGAAGCCAAAGTCACGGGCCTTGCAAGCAACGTAGACCTTACAGCCGAACCCCTCTAA
- a CDS encoding homocysteine biosynthesis protein translates to MAEQFKVVKTYEEINEKIRKGEAVVVTAEEMIEIVEELGVVKAAREVDVVTTGTFGAMCSSGAFLNVGHTKPRMKMEEIYLNGVPAYGGIAAVDLYIGATALPENDPRNEVYPGRFEYGGAHVIEELIAGEDIELEAYGYGTDCYPRREIKKLINIKTINDAILCSPRNAYQNYNVAVNKSSRTIYTYMGTLKPNFGNATYSGAGQLSPLMNDPFFETIGVGTRIFLGGGIGYVAFHGTQHAPFGVKRSKKGQPMEGAGTLMVVGDMKQMSTDFIKAASILGYGVSMFVGIGIPIPILNERIAYYTSVRDDEIFAPVIDYSVDYPSGNAKPLKYVSYAELRRGYIELNGKKVPTSPVSSYYKAREIANILKEWIKSGEFEISKPAETLPAPEPNVKIEYDTRKD, encoded by the coding sequence ATGGCCGAGCAGTTTAAAGTAGTGAAAACCTACGAAGAGATAAACGAGAAAATAAGGAAAGGCGAGGCCGTAGTAGTTACGGCCGAAGAGATGATAGAGATAGTAGAAGAGCTTGGCGTTGTAAAAGCCGCCCGGGAAGTAGACGTAGTAACAACCGGAACCTTCGGCGCAATGTGCTCCTCGGGGGCCTTCCTCAACGTAGGCCACACAAAGCCCAGGATGAAAATGGAGGAGATTTACCTCAACGGCGTTCCCGCCTACGGAGGAATTGCCGCAGTTGACCTCTACATAGGAGCAACCGCCCTCCCCGAAAACGACCCCAGGAACGAAGTGTACCCGGGCAGGTTCGAGTACGGAGGGGCCCACGTTATAGAGGAGCTCATAGCCGGCGAAGACATAGAGCTTGAGGCCTACGGGTACGGAACCGACTGCTACCCAAGGCGGGAGATTAAAAAGCTCATAAACATAAAAACCATAAACGACGCAATCCTCTGCAGCCCCCGTAACGCCTACCAGAACTACAACGTTGCCGTAAACAAGTCCTCAAGAACCATTTACACCTACATGGGAACGCTAAAACCAAACTTCGGAAACGCCACCTACTCTGGCGCCGGCCAGCTCTCCCCCCTGATGAACGACCCCTTCTTCGAAACGATAGGGGTGGGAACGAGAATATTCTTAGGGGGAGGAATCGGGTACGTAGCCTTCCACGGCACCCAGCACGCCCCCTTTGGAGTTAAAAGGAGCAAGAAAGGGCAACCTATGGAAGGGGCTGGCACCCTGATGGTTGTAGGGGACATGAAACAGATGAGCACCGACTTTATAAAGGCCGCTTCCATTTTGGGCTACGGCGTCTCAATGTTCGTCGGGATAGGCATTCCCATTCCGATTCTGAACGAGAGAATCGCCTACTACACCTCCGTAAGGGACGACGAAATCTTCGCCCCGGTAATAGACTACTCGGTCGATTACCCCTCGGGTAACGCCAAGCCTCTAAAGTACGTTAGCTATGCAGAGCTCCGTAGGGGCTACATAGAGCTGAACGGCAAGAAAGTTCCAACCTCTCCAGTCTCCTCCTACTACAAGGCAAGGGAGATTGCCAACATACTGAAAGAGTGGATAAAGAGCGGGGAGTTTGAAATCAGCAAACCCGCCGAAACCCTCCCCGCCCCCGAGCCGAACGTGAAAATAGAGTACGACACCAGGAAAGATTAA
- a CDS encoding glycosyltransferase family 2 protein gives MSLTVALLTYNSRRHLEKVLKSVERVADEIVALDSGSTDETVEILKQFGARVFTRKFDNFVNQKNHLLSLCRTRWVLFLDDDEVLSEELARSVKEAVREEKHAGYHLNRVTNYLGRWIRHAWNPDWQLRLAKRERCRWVGNGVHERLEVNGSLGYLQGELLHYSYSSLSEHLRKIDLYSTLYAEGAHRKGKRFSLLKLLTSPAGAFLRRFVLKRGFLDGFEGFLLSVMASYYSFLKYAKLWEIERNGPKGTGGSR, from the coding sequence ATGAGCCTAACCGTTGCCCTTTTAACCTACAACTCCCGACGCCACTTAGAGAAGGTCCTGAAAAGCGTTGAAAGGGTTGCCGATGAAATAGTAGCTCTCGACTCAGGCTCAACCGACGAAACGGTTGAAATTCTAAAGCAGTTCGGAGCAAGAGTTTTCACCCGGAAGTTCGACAACTTCGTAAACCAGAAGAACCACCTCCTCTCCCTGTGCAGAACCCGGTGGGTCCTCTTCCTCGACGACGACGAAGTTCTATCGGAGGAGCTGGCCCGAAGCGTTAAGGAGGCGGTAAGGGAGGAAAAGCACGCCGGCTACCACCTTAACAGGGTTACCAACTACCTGGGGCGCTGGATAAGGCACGCCTGGAACCCCGACTGGCAGCTCCGCCTTGCAAAAAGGGAAAGGTGCCGCTGGGTGGGAAACGGCGTCCACGAAAGGCTTGAAGTAAACGGGAGCCTGGGTTACCTTCAAGGAGAGCTTCTCCACTACTCCTACTCCTCCCTCTCGGAACACCTCAGGAAAATAGACCTCTACTCCACCCTCTACGCCGAAGGCGCCCACCGAAAAGGAAAGCGCTTTTCGCTCCTGAAACTGCTCACCTCGCCGGCCGGCGCCTTCCTAAGGAGGTTCGTACTCAAAAGGGGATTCCTCGACGGCTTTGAGGGGTTCCTCCTCTCGGTTATGGCCTCTTACTACTCATTCCTGAAGTACGCAAAACTGTGGGAGATTGAGAGAAATGGCCCGAAAGGCACTGGTGGTTCTCGATGA
- a CDS encoding polysaccharide deacetylase family protein translates to MKVVFYLHRVYPESGPDDLSLKSFERVLKAIKGRFKVVPLQELLSADSGGNLASITFDDGYADNWVYAYPILKKLGLKAHLFITANRIQNAPTVRPTLSDYWSGKVSLRELFKPTSMGECHIRFFRNGDLSEFLTWEELHAMADVFTFGAHGLNHGKLPVSEEIVDFFDGKNLHRDFLFPEPELFPGKPRFKTRSTLWGRAFIPSRELLELCRSFPKEGNWKERLRQELRSVKPGRLETEREAASRIESELLETKRLIRENLGIEPDTFSWPFGHYTSLSREVASKHHSFLFTTKRGVLNGASPLELPRVPLGRDLFTALGRVITFSTPLWRLYQRFKRGKSL, encoded by the coding sequence TTGAAGGTTGTCTTCTACCTTCACAGGGTTTACCCGGAAAGCGGACCCGACGACCTCTCTCTGAAAAGCTTTGAGAGGGTTCTAAAGGCGATAAAGGGACGATTCAAAGTTGTTCCCCTTCAGGAGCTCCTGTCGGCAGATTCCGGGGGGAACCTGGCCTCGATAACTTTTGACGACGGCTACGCCGATAACTGGGTTTACGCCTACCCCATTTTGAAAAAGCTCGGACTGAAGGCCCACCTATTCATAACGGCAAACAGAATCCAAAACGCCCCAACGGTAAGGCCAACGCTCTCAGACTACTGGAGCGGTAAAGTAAGCCTAAGGGAACTCTTTAAACCCACCTCTATGGGCGAGTGTCACATCCGTTTTTTCAGGAACGGGGACCTAAGCGAGTTTCTAACCTGGGAAGAGCTTCACGCCATGGCCGACGTTTTCACCTTCGGGGCCCACGGACTGAACCACGGGAAGCTCCCCGTATCAGAGGAGATAGTCGACTTCTTCGACGGCAAAAACCTCCACCGGGACTTCCTCTTCCCCGAACCCGAGCTCTTTCCCGGAAAGCCCCGGTTTAAAACCAGAAGTACCCTTTGGGGTCGGGCCTTCATACCGTCACGGGAGCTCCTTGAGCTCTGCAGAAGTTTCCCAAAAGAGGGCAACTGGAAAGAGCGCCTCAGGCAAGAGCTACGCTCGGTTAAACCCGGCAGGTTGGAAACGGAGAGAGAGGCGGCCTCCCGAATAGAGTCGGAGCTCCTTGAAACGAAACGGCTTATCAGGGAAAACCTCGGAATAGAGCCCGATACCTTCTCCTGGCCCTTCGGTCACTACACTTCCCTCTCAAGAGAAGTTGCATCGAAACACCACTCCTTCCTCTTCACAACGAAGCGGGGAGTCCTAAACGGCGCCTCGCCCCTTGAGCTTCCCAGAGTTCCCCTGGGAAGAGACCTCTTCACCGCACTGGGCAGGGTTATAACTTTCTCCACGCCCCTTTGGCGCTTATACCAACGTTTTAAGCGGGGTAAGAGCCTATGA
- the ispE gene encoding 4-(cytidine 5'-diphospho)-2-C-methyl-D-erythritol kinase has product MKLIVPAPAKVNLSLWINGKRPDGYHELVTVLHTVNLFDTLTFMPSDRFELQVEGDQLLPLGRSNLIVKAAELFRRATGIKPNVKIKLLKKIPIGAGLGGGSSNAAAALKALNTLYGKPLSEPELHQLAAQIGSDVPFFIRGGLAVATGRGEKLKHYNPAHFKLLLVYPDFSCPTAEVYKSLPPINREMGVEDAEKLIISPLIVGNLREVAENAHNDLEESKHPCVERVKREVKPVLEEVGVKPIMSGSGSCVFGLVEDEKEIDLSPLKKSGWWYKLLTAI; this is encoded by the coding sequence ATGAAACTTATAGTTCCTGCACCGGCAAAAGTTAACCTTTCCCTCTGGATAAACGGCAAGAGGCCCGACGGCTACCACGAGCTCGTTACCGTTCTACACACGGTTAACCTCTTTGACACCCTTACCTTTATGCCCTCCGATAGGTTCGAACTCCAGGTTGAAGGCGACCAGCTGCTCCCCTTGGGAAGGAGCAACCTCATAGTAAAGGCTGCGGAGCTCTTTAGGAGGGCTACCGGCATAAAGCCCAACGTTAAGATAAAGCTGCTGAAGAAGATTCCGATTGGTGCGGGCCTTGGGGGAGGCTCCTCGAACGCTGCTGCGGCCCTGAAGGCTTTAAACACCCTTTACGGGAAGCCTCTTTCGGAGCCGGAGCTTCACCAGCTTGCCGCTCAAATAGGCAGCGACGTTCCCTTCTTCATTAGGGGCGGCCTGGCCGTGGCAACGGGCAGGGGGGAGAAGCTCAAACACTACAATCCCGCCCACTTTAAGCTTTTACTTGTCTATCCCGACTTTAGCTGTCCTACGGCGGAGGTTTACAAGAGCCTTCCTCCGATAAACAGGGAAATGGGCGTTGAAGACGCCGAGAAGCTCATAATCTCTCCTCTTATAGTAGGGAACCTGAGAGAAGTTGCCGAAAACGCCCACAACGACCTTGAGGAGAGTAAGCACCCTTGCGTTGAAAGGGTCAAGAGGGAAGTTAAGCCGGTCCTTGAAGAGGTAGGTGTTAAACCGATAATGAGCGGCAGCGGCTCCTGCGTTTTCGGCCTTGTGGAAGATGAAAAAGAAATCGACCTCTCCCCCTTGAAAAAGAGCGGCTGGTGGTATAAATTACTCACCGCGATATAG
- a CDS encoding roadblock/LC7 domain-containing protein, translating to MENSHPVAKMLIEAHQGGETGNGGNGMTKHQEMENLLTQVVKENGLDGAVIADIEGLPLASHLPPSVDEDELAAASAAILSISDSKLTDGWKGGVVQLSVESVDGYLVIKEVKGEYVISVVAPKSSKLGIVLSAVRSIERRL from the coding sequence ATGGAAAACTCCCACCCGGTTGCGAAAATGTTAATAGAGGCTCACCAGGGGGGTGAAACTGGAAACGGAGGTAACGGTATGACAAAACATCAAGAGATGGAAAACCTCCTTACCCAAGTGGTTAAGGAGAACGGACTCGACGGAGCAGTAATCGCCGACATTGAAGGCCTTCCCCTTGCGTCACACCTGCCCCCTTCGGTAGACGAAGACGAACTTGCAGCCGCATCTGCCGCCATACTCTCGATTAGTGACTCAAAACTTACAGACGGATGGAAGGGAGGCGTAGTTCAGCTCTCCGTTGAGTCTGTTGACGGGTATTTAGTAATTAAAGAAGTTAAAGGAGAGTACGTTATAAGCGTTGTCGCCCCGAAAAGCTCAAAACTCGGAATAGTGCTCTCCGCAGTCCGGAGCATAGAGAGACGCCTTTAA
- a CDS encoding glycine--tRNA ligase subunit alpha has protein sequence MTFQEIVFRLQEYWASKGCIIASPYDVEQGAGTMHPFTFLKVLGKEPWKVAYLQPCRRPADGRYGENPNRLQHYFQFQVILKPSPENSQELYLGSLEALGINLKEHDVRFVEDDWESPTLGAWGLGWEVWLDGMEITQFTYFQQAGGITLDPVSVEITYGLERIATFIQGVDSVFDIEWTEGVKYGDLYRENEYQWSVYNFEKADVKMLLELFNIYEKEAERLVGEGLVLPAYDYCLKCSHTFNLLDARGAISVAERAAFIGRVRRLASMCAKKYLELKEGKSESKEPTA, from the coding sequence TTGACTTTTCAGGAAATCGTTTTCAGGCTCCAGGAGTACTGGGCCTCTAAGGGCTGCATAATTGCCTCTCCTTACGACGTTGAGCAGGGTGCGGGAACGATGCACCCTTTTACTTTTTTAAAGGTGCTCGGTAAGGAGCCGTGGAAGGTAGCTTACCTTCAACCCTGCAGGCGCCCCGCCGACGGACGTTACGGAGAGAATCCGAACAGACTTCAACACTACTTTCAGTTTCAGGTGATTTTGAAGCCTTCTCCTGAAAACTCCCAGGAGCTTTACTTGGGAAGTTTGGAGGCTCTGGGGATAAACCTGAAAGAGCACGACGTTCGGTTTGTGGAGGACGACTGGGAGTCTCCCACCTTGGGCGCTTGGGGACTCGGGTGGGAAGTGTGGCTCGACGGAATGGAGATTACTCAGTTTACCTACTTCCAGCAGGCGGGCGGTATAACCCTCGACCCGGTCTCTGTTGAAATTACCTACGGCCTTGAGAGGATAGCCACCTTTATTCAGGGGGTAGATAGCGTATTTGATATAGAGTGGACCGAAGGTGTTAAGTACGGCGACCTCTACAGGGAAAATGAGTACCAGTGGTCGGTTTACAACTTTGAGAAGGCCGATGTTAAAATGCTTTTAGAGCTTTTCAATATTTACGAAAAAGAGGCCGAGAGGTTAGTTGGGGAGGGGCTCGTTCTACCCGCTTACGATTACTGCCTTAAGTGTTCTCACACGTTCAACTTGCTCGATGCCCGCGGGGCCATATCGGTTGCCGAGAGGGCGGCTTTTATAGGGCGCGTTCGCAGGCTTGCCTCTATGTGCGCCAAAAAGTACCTGGAGCTGAAAGAGGGTAAAAGTGAGAGTAAGGAACCTACTGCTTGA
- the selD gene encoding selenide, water dikinase SelD, whose product MTQTVRASGUGAKLSPVGLSNLLSKVELPTNDKVLVGVETAEDAGVYLLSPELALVQTADFITPVVDDPFIYGQVAAANALSDIYAMGAKPVTALNLLMFDTCRLPAEFLSEIVAGGASKVKEADAVILGGHTVDDLETKYGLAVTGTAEPSKLVRNSTAKPGDYLIYTKPLGIGVLTTAIKADLAKPEEIDAVCEAMTTLNKNASEAMVEVGVNACTDVTGFGLLGHLLEMVSASGTGAEVFAESFQLLPGALEYASMGLLPAATYENEEFVAESAEFEEAVTPELRSLLFDPQTSGGLLISVPPERLKKLINALTKRGVKWVTVVGRITAEGKIRVRSGKLEAEK is encoded by the coding sequence ATGACACAAACGGTCAGAGCTTCCGGCTGAGGGGCAAAACTCAGCCCGGTCGGGCTCTCAAACCTCCTTTCCAAAGTAGAGCTTCCCACAAACGATAAAGTCTTAGTAGGCGTAGAAACCGCCGAAGACGCAGGCGTCTACCTACTCTCCCCGGAACTTGCCTTAGTTCAAACAGCCGACTTCATAACCCCGGTTGTAGACGACCCCTTCATCTACGGCCAGGTTGCTGCCGCCAACGCCCTCTCCGACATCTACGCCATGGGGGCAAAACCCGTAACGGCACTAAACCTCCTCATGTTCGACACCTGCCGCTTGCCCGCCGAGTTCCTCTCGGAGATAGTGGCCGGAGGAGCTTCAAAAGTTAAAGAAGCAGACGCGGTAATCCTCGGAGGCCACACCGTTGACGACCTTGAAACAAAGTACGGCCTTGCGGTCACCGGCACGGCAGAGCCCTCAAAACTGGTCAGAAACTCAACGGCCAAACCGGGAGACTACCTCATCTACACAAAACCCCTCGGCATAGGAGTTCTCACAACGGCCATAAAAGCAGACCTTGCAAAGCCGGAGGAGATAGACGCCGTCTGCGAGGCGATGACCACCCTCAACAAAAACGCATCGGAAGCCATGGTAGAAGTGGGAGTTAACGCCTGTACCGACGTAACCGGCTTCGGCCTCTTAGGCCACCTGCTCGAAATGGTTTCGGCCAGCGGCACGGGAGCCGAAGTATTTGCCGAAAGCTTTCAACTCCTCCCGGGTGCCCTGGAATACGCCTCCATGGGACTCCTTCCCGCTGCAACCTACGAAAACGAAGAGTTCGTTGCCGAATCGGCAGAGTTCGAAGAAGCCGTAACCCCGGAGCTCCGCTCACTCCTTTTCGACCCGCAAACCTCCGGAGGCCTGCTCATCTCGGTTCCCCCGGAGCGCCTTAAGAAACTCATAAACGCCCTGACCAAAAGGGGAGTCAAGTGGGTAACGGTTGTCGGCAGAATAACCGCCGAAGGTAAAATAAGGGTTAGAAGCGGTAAACTCGAAGCGGAGAAGTAG
- the queC gene encoding 7-cyano-7-deazaguanine synthase QueC, translating to MNGAVVIFSGGLDSTTALYWAKRHFEKVYAITFYYGQRHSLEVEFAKITAEKANVDEHLIFPVDLSRIGASALTDRSIEVPETSSVEEIKERGIPVTYVPFRNGIFISIAAAYAEAKGCTNLVGGWNAVDYSGYPDCRPQFLKAMEEALNLGTKAGAEGKRWHIHAPLINLTKGQIIKLGLELGADYSYSLSCYRGDEVPCMKCDSCILRAKGWEEVGEEDHLIKRLKEEGKILE from the coding sequence TTGAACGGCGCCGTCGTTATATTCTCGGGTGGCCTCGACTCAACAACGGCCCTCTACTGGGCAAAAAGGCACTTTGAGAAAGTTTACGCAATAACCTTCTACTACGGCCAGAGGCACAGCCTCGAGGTTGAGTTCGCCAAAATCACGGCGGAAAAAGCCAACGTAGACGAACACCTCATATTCCCCGTAGACCTCTCCAGAATAGGAGCTTCCGCCCTAACCGACCGGTCGATAGAAGTTCCCGAAACGAGCTCCGTTGAAGAAATCAAAGAGCGGGGAATTCCAGTAACCTACGTCCCCTTCAGAAACGGCATATTCATCTCGATAGCAGCCGCCTACGCAGAGGCAAAGGGGTGTACAAACCTGGTAGGAGGCTGGAACGCGGTAGACTACAGCGGATACCCCGACTGCCGCCCCCAGTTCCTCAAGGCGATGGAGGAGGCCCTTAACCTGGGCACGAAGGCGGGTGCAGAGGGGAAGAGGTGGCACATCCACGCCCCCCTCATCAACCTCACAAAGGGCCAGATAATCAAGCTCGGGCTGGAGCTCGGTGCCGACTACTCCTACTCCCTGTCGTGCTACAGGGGAGATGAAGTACCCTGTATGAAGTGCGACAGCTGCATACTGCGCGCCAAAGGCTGGGAAGAGGTAGGAGAGGAAGACCACCTCATAAAAAGGCTGAAGGAGGAGGGCAAAATCCTTGAGTAG